A single uncultured Methanolobus sp. DNA region contains:
- a CDS encoding IS1 family transposase (programmed frameshift) — MNCPKCKSSNHKKNGKVGGRQRYKCHDCGYNYTVEIKSTASSTSVKRQALQLYLEGLGFRSIGRILGVSHVSVYKWIKKFGQELEDLKNENEIEIVELDEMHTYIGNKKYCWIWIAIDRIGKRFINCSFGSRGTETGIQLWDKLKDIGIKEVMTDHWKAYAEFIPEAIHTRSKAETYTVEGYNSIFRHFLARLRRKSKCYTKSLEMLRYSVLMLMKYRNNEMTMFD, encoded by the exons ATGAACTGTCCAAAATGTAAGAGTTCCAATCACAAAAAGAATGGAAAAGTTGGTGGGCGCCAACGCTACAAATGTCATGATTGCGGATACAATTATACCGTAGAAATAAAATCAACTGCTAGTTCCACTTCTGTTAAAAGACAGGCATTACAACTTTATCTTGAAGGATTAGGTTTTCGTTCTATCGGAAGAATTTTAGGAGTAAGCCATGTTTCAGTATACAAATGGATTAAGAAATTTGGCCAGGAATTAGAGGATCTAAAAAACGAAAATGAGATAGAGATTGTAGAATTAGATGAGATGCACACTTATATAGGTAAC AAAAAATATTGCTGGATCTGGATTGCTATTGATAGAATTGGGAAAAGATTCATCAACTGTTCTTTTGGCAGCAGAGGAACAGAAACTGGCATACAACTATGGGACAAACTAAAGGATATTGGGATAAAAGAAGTCATGACGGATCATTGGAAAGCATATGCAGAGTTTATTCCAGAGGCCATTCATACTCGATCCAAAGCTGAAACATATACGGTAGAAGGATATAATAGTATATTCAGGCATTTTCTGGCAAGGTTGAGAAGAAAATCTAAATGTTATACAAAGAGTCTTGAAATGTTGCGATACTCTGTCTTAATGTTAATGAAATACCGAAATAATGAGATGACTATGTTTGATTAA
- a CDS encoding symporter small accessory protein, with product MLGITDPQIWIAYILCFVSAIGCVIYGLIHWNDDEEEED from the coding sequence ATGCTGGGAATAACAGACCCACAAATATGGATCGCATATATCTTATGCTTTGTAAGTGCCATTGGATGTGTAATCTATGGACTTATACACTGGAACGACGATGAAGAGGAGGAAGACTGA
- a CDS encoding class I SAM-dependent methyltransferase, with translation MSLKAIGKVSNFADEKTMQLLALWKESVSIVELEDTDVESLVYEDYTHYIVVHDPLDMEFPEKRDEWNKRFCKTAGVSVVELIKINGTQIYFKGLFAANHAQVYGIVPYTSFDKQDADFPEAGMEILKKQTMEVALPQANGKTILDVGCGVGNLTLQMARMNPGSKVMGIDLLEKMMEQCRLNAIAYDIKNVSFKAESVYELSFNDASYETVTCFFMLHHLDDIPKALSEVKRVVSKNGTVLAVEPLDHHHGTERGIQDWVDHFEKAGFSVETQQISRAVFVKAKVNC, from the coding sequence ATGTCACTGAAAGCCATTGGAAAAGTATCTAATTTTGCTGACGAAAAAACAATGCAGTTACTTGCACTCTGGAAAGAGAGCGTAAGCATTGTTGAGCTTGAGGACACAGATGTGGAAAGCCTGGTCTATGAGGACTACACGCACTACATAGTTGTCCATGACCCTCTTGACATGGAATTTCCTGAAAAAAGAGATGAATGGAATAAGAGGTTCTGCAAGACGGCAGGTGTGTCCGTTGTTGAGCTTATAAAGATCAATGGCACACAGATATATTTCAAAGGACTTTTTGCAGCTAACCATGCTCAGGTCTACGGAATCGTTCCTTACACATCATTTGATAAACAGGATGCTGATTTCCCTGAAGCCGGAATGGAGATACTTAAAAAACAGACAATGGAAGTTGCACTGCCACAGGCAAACGGTAAGACTATACTTGACGTTGGATGCGGAGTAGGAAACCTGACACTGCAGATGGCAAGAATGAATCCCGGATCAAAGGTCATGGGAATAGATCTTCTGGAAAAAATGATGGAACAATGCCGTCTGAACGCTATCGCATATGATATTAAGAATGTTTCATTTAAGGCTGAAAGTGTTTATGAGCTTTCCTTTAATGATGCAAGCTATGAGACGGTCACATGTTTCTTTATGCTGCACCACCTTGATGACATTCCAAAGGCTCTCTCAGAGGTTAAGAGAGTTGTTTCAAAGAACGGTACTGTGCTGGCAGTTGAACCACTTGACCATCACCATGGAACCGAAAGAGGAATTCAGGACTGGGTGGATCACTTTGAGAAAGCGGGATTCTCAGTTGAGACACAGCAGATAAGCAGGGCCGTTTTTGTAAAAGCGAAAGTCAACTGCTGA
- a CDS encoding sodium:solute symporter family protein — MAVSTPVLGLSVLAYMMVVFYLGWVGYKQTKDNDDYMLAGRKVNPFVLAFSYGAAFISTSAIIGFGGYAGAFGLGILWLVFMNIFVGIFIAFVVFGSRTRRMGVNLKAVTFPELIGRRFQSRFIQGFSGALITIFMPLYAGSVLIGGARFMETALNINYNIAILILAIIVAAYVITGGLIAVMYTDALQGVLMFVGMTILLVFTYSKLGGITEAHQALTNMAYLVPDNLAAAGHTGWTSMPSFGSPTWWTLVSTIILGVGIGVLAQPQLAVRFMTVKNTRSLKRAVLSGGPFIFMMAGVAYIVGALSNVYFFNTQGMISLEVAGGNIDLIMPEYINSAMPDYFVVFFLLTLLAAAMSTLSSQFHAMGTAFGHDFYREGIMKGKLGQTINVTRAGIAVTIFISVVLAYILPPGIIARATAIFFGLCAAAFLPMYSGAIFWKRMTRQGATASLLIGTFSSLFWLTFVHAKEATALGICQALFGQATLLTGTWTLVDPILVATPLSFLVAIVVSLMTEPMAEKHVENCFKKN; from the coding sequence ATGGCTGTCAGTACTCCTGTTCTCGGATTATCCGTACTCGCCTACATGATGGTAGTTTTCTATCTGGGATGGGTCGGTTACAAACAAACAAAAGACAATGACGACTACATGCTTGCAGGAAGGAAGGTCAATCCTTTCGTGCTGGCATTCTCCTATGGTGCTGCGTTTATCAGTACTTCAGCTATCATAGGATTCGGTGGTTATGCCGGAGCGTTTGGTCTTGGCATACTGTGGCTGGTTTTCATGAACATCTTCGTGGGAATCTTTATTGCTTTTGTAGTATTCGGATCAAGAACAAGACGCATGGGCGTAAATCTCAAAGCAGTTACTTTCCCGGAGCTTATCGGAAGAAGGTTCCAGTCAAGGTTCATCCAGGGATTTTCAGGTGCACTCATCACCATATTCATGCCACTTTATGCAGGAAGTGTGCTGATCGGTGGTGCGCGTTTCATGGAAACCGCCCTGAATATCAATTACAATATCGCTATTCTCATCCTTGCAATAATCGTTGCAGCCTACGTTATTACAGGTGGGCTTATTGCGGTAATGTACACAGACGCTTTGCAGGGCGTACTGATGTTCGTTGGAATGACTATCTTGCTGGTATTCACCTATTCTAAACTTGGAGGAATTACCGAAGCCCACCAGGCACTCACAAATATGGCATACCTTGTACCTGATAATCTTGCAGCCGCCGGTCACACCGGATGGACCTCTATGCCATCATTCGGTTCACCAACATGGTGGACACTCGTATCAACCATCATTCTTGGTGTCGGTATCGGTGTACTTGCACAGCCACAGCTTGCAGTCAGGTTCATGACAGTAAAGAACACCCGCTCCCTGAAAAGAGCTGTTCTTTCAGGCGGACCTTTCATCTTCATGATGGCAGGTGTCGCATACATCGTCGGTGCTCTCTCAAACGTATACTTCTTCAACACACAGGGAATGATCTCCCTTGAGGTTGCAGGAGGCAATATCGATCTGATAATGCCCGAGTACATAAACAGTGCAATGCCGGATTATTTTGTAGTGTTCTTCCTGCTCACCCTTCTTGCAGCAGCCATGTCAACCTTAAGCTCACAGTTCCACGCCATGGGAACAGCTTTCGGACACGATTTCTACCGTGAAGGTATCATGAAAGGGAAGCTTGGCCAGACCATCAATGTCACAAGAGCCGGCATCGCTGTAACGATCTTCATCAGTGTCGTCCTTGCATACATACTCCCACCGGGAATTATCGCAAGAGCAACAGCAATATTCTTCGGACTCTGTGCAGCAGCCTTCCTACCAATGTATTCAGGAGCTATATTCTGGAAACGCATGACCAGACAGGGAGCAACAGCAAGTCTTCTTATCGGTACTTTCAGCAGCCTTTTCTGGCTCACATTCGTACATGCCAAGGAAGCGACTGCCCTTGGAATATGCCAGGCGCTTTTTGGACAGGCAACACTGCTTACAGGGACCTGGACCCTTGTAGACCCGATACTTGTTGCTACACCACTGTCATTTTTGGTTGCGATTGTCGTGAGCCTCATGACAGAACCCATGGCAGAAAAGCATGTTGAAAATTGCTTTAAGAAAAATTAA
- a CDS encoding permease, which yields MASYIIDLAYIGIASVKEYLALHVLLCLIPAFFLAGAIASLFSKESVLKFFGADAPKYVSYSVAAISGCLLAVCSCTVLPLFAGIYKRGAGIGPATTFLFSAPAINILAIVYTAKILGYDLGVARAVIAILLSVFIGLVMSFLYERKDVEKKGIKTFGDEKHAHTVWLFLLLLAILVTPEILPTWNPMLAVEIPLILITVYVSLKWFDRDELESWMGETWFLIKQITPLLLIGVFFAGIIVELLPAEYVVEYVGGATVSSYIIASVSAALMYFSTLTEVPIISALTVLGMGKGPALSMLLAGPALSLPNMIVINRIMGFKKGMTYISLVVVVAAVAGYVFGMYVV from the coding sequence ATGGCATCTTACATCATAGACCTGGCTTACATTGGTATTGCATCGGTCAAGGAGTACCTTGCGTTGCATGTACTTCTTTGTCTGATCCCTGCCTTTTTCCTGGCAGGTGCAATAGCTTCACTCTTCTCGAAAGAGTCGGTCTTGAAATTCTTCGGGGCTGACGCACCAAAATATGTTTCCTATTCGGTTGCCGCCATTTCCGGCTGTCTCCTTGCCGTGTGTAGCTGCACGGTCCTGCCACTTTTTGCAGGAATATACAAGAGAGGTGCCGGGATCGGCCCCGCAACCACGTTCCTGTTCTCAGCCCCGGCCATCAATATACTCGCCATCGTCTATACTGCAAAGATACTCGGATACGACCTTGGAGTAGCCAGAGCCGTTATTGCGATACTGCTCTCAGTTTTCATCGGTCTTGTTATGTCTTTCCTATATGAGAGAAAAGATGTTGAGAAGAAAGGTATCAAGACATTCGGTGATGAAAAACATGCTCACACAGTATGGCTTTTCCTTTTGCTGCTTGCGATCCTTGTAACACCGGAGATCCTGCCAACATGGAATCCAATGCTAGCTGTGGAAATTCCACTGATACTTATCACAGTATATGTATCCCTGAAATGGTTTGACAGGGATGAGCTTGAAAGCTGGATGGGAGAAACCTGGTTCCTTATAAAGCAGATAACTCCGCTGCTGCTCATCGGCGTGTTCTTTGCAGGTATCATTGTTGAACTTCTTCCGGCAGAATACGTTGTGGAATACGTAGGTGGAGCTACAGTAAGTTCCTACATAATTGCCTCGGTCTCAGCCGCTCTTATGTATTTCTCCACACTGACCGAAGTTCCGATCATAAGCGCACTCACAGTTCTTGGAATGGGAAAAGGCCCTGCTCTGTCAATGCTGCTCGCTGGTCCTGCACTGAGCCTTCCAAATATGATAGTAATAAACAGGATAATGGGATTTAAGAAAGGAATGACCTATATTTCCCTTGTAGTTGTAGTGGCAGCAGTAGCAGGATATGTGTTTGGGATGTATGTTGTCTGA
- a CDS encoding RICIN domain-containing protein, with product MSVRIAGIFSSYHIKAIQLFALCTIYLLIGSAIYPALAASNDNTFYNSAEGSPAIAPSEVSALNVLAQSVAFANQHEPGADIDALMNSIQKNVTDENSNGTFLEINSLASDVSDIDMNLTKYGPDSDGDGIPDSVELILGTDINNTDSDFDLLNDLFEVSNDLDPLEPDSNYDGLADYFEVHNVSSNDIDGDGFVNAWDLDNDNDGVIDALDISPFSKSSSNKTFDFNISSNGNPVYLNFQIRPENEEHLKLISQSWDWPDDALSTMKDLNGSKDDVTVTPMLELTIPVDCRIISVENGESLQAPVNADEQNVTTGNYSGEDYQLWRLESRDDGYYSIISSSDSKYLEVFNASTEDMANVTVGNYSGKEHQLWKLELDSDGVYQISTRHSGKCLEIYSDINGTTVVQNSSTGSDLQLWELELVGGIASDTDAKEDYGIVTTLGKAYVPLSPVKDFGDTVALNGRMFYPQDSALETVTQAQLTWMVSGKTDRPKEVLLEAYKGQYVSASGADSKLIAGSTSTSGAENFEIVYLNNNEVALKSDSGKYVYASDTGEHELIAGSNDIGSSEIFELLDLENNQIALRASNGLYVTAKNGGGSTLIASSDKRGDWETFTLVTTEYESVSTTLAQYHENFMLTGFNVEENQGSDFGLFFSDDKNRTFEAGFVLSYAFLRDQTSLMQMPEKLQNEYNVTIDYETGSASHQDEALAKITGEMTSDILSSLPSGMILPVIGLFEDDFRYQSMDELAEGSYITGNSYDIGLKDRPLITSKSMKMTWYDTNTSESITTEEMLEETRQWGLSRNLDVDTLATFMNLMIAWETGESTVTKIGTVNTDFNFPEGNDVLDAIDSYGISAIDFVCNLIIGGAAVYSYLAFVKLEPLAPIAGQTSWKLMAAMTESVSEIRNGFLGAVNRISSVLSVIGWIVIGAIAFYAFWSIASSEGWSGYGIFVGTMYALLMIIYAVALAAIATIPVVGWAIALLVALSDLIVGWIFGKGWSQMFFEWLIGLFLDVRVKTEVDLQMLDTSIKVEDRTYNGLTEGDLIELQSDFNGIVTSTPRGSLTNVRNSYIRPQYMCNPAQTLSINSSTTEGTTNITSEEITQTVNLGFIPITYTYTKWKKETDYHAYLWVEPVAAVNFPFKFWLRTDNNVYYDKCWWLFGWHCSEKSNSGTSDSDPSTLYFDVMPADIGDFVEWTSISSNDPDGDGVLYADELRNGTSYLRLDTDNDGLSDGYEIEYGTIPMNKDSDGDGLEDGLELRYGYDPLLWDTDGDRLSDFEEYHGWDIEFDFYDETFTQHVWSSPLVNDTDDDGLADFYEFLKGLNPRSKDTNGNGISDLYDTNFTAKAYVSNVDMNGMGSNIKTDPQTNITAVIDYTLIGKANSTNEPAKCWLFVSLDNSTLHEEIYNGTPAIGNETYGSAILNFTAPNSSDIYALRFYQTWNASVPAPAEDDREVIGIVDTSYYPAREGWVSSGADKDKDSLIDINEQIGWPVTITNSSGTYTIHVTSDPRYKDSDFDGLTDHEECYLGGNSSSNPLNSDTDNDGLNDFTEKSLNTSLTNYDTDGDGLDDSTEVFFASDPLLQDTDGEGLSDLVEFILSSNPLKADTDDDGLTDHEETLFNSNLLKPDSDDDGLFDSLEKDLMSDPLDPDTDNDGLSDGTEVYGPGTSPLLNDTDFDGLTDAEELEKKTSPLSQDTDNDGYTDLQEICFATNPLMEDTDGDNINDSLDTDSLLSNVEGITVVYDASEENEELLDILNEYTNVTVYSADEFLMNHSDETYVLLLGRPAKVNGTAGNISYDVLSRDLETLSNMLISDYDRMAVRYGVWNSTQTVVMLSQPYMYDYCRILNAFRSQHVTTSSDSVLIEFMAPSDIFVIDSADVIKKTDSTVGIILDANVKPWIKIRKPGSSAHVLASGTGLASKEYEIGKYLDITVSENVENATADIINGTLISIYYRFSELDRNGDGDLTDKIDIDEDTLCMYYLNEDTGRWTKLSNAGVDTSNIEMYGESYEGHVWARVSHLSSFALAGKQVIPEDDGAPLDSDGDGLPNIVEYRIGTDPFNPDTDGDGIKDSEDDDPLVAFRSVQEDVEDTTVEGTLEESELHTDVQEIPMPESTSSPVNHAWLAVTGIIVLLACVIVILKRKE from the coding sequence ATGTCTGTCCGGATAGCTGGCATATTTTCCTCTTATCACATAAAAGCGATTCAGCTTTTTGCACTCTGTACGATCTATCTGCTGATAGGGTCAGCTATTTACCCTGCTTTAGCTGCTTCCAATGATAACACCTTTTATAATTCTGCCGAAGGGTCGCCAGCTATAGCACCCTCTGAAGTTTCTGCGTTAAATGTGCTTGCACAATCTGTCGCCTTTGCGAACCAGCACGAACCGGGAGCAGACATTGACGCTTTGATGAACTCGATACAAAAAAACGTTACAGATGAAAATAGCAACGGGACGTTTCTGGAAATTAATTCCCTTGCATCTGATGTTTCTGATATCGATATGAACCTGACAAAATACGGCCCTGACAGTGATGGGGACGGCATTCCGGATTCTGTTGAACTTATCCTTGGAACCGACATCAATAATACTGATTCAGATTTTGACCTGCTTAACGACCTCTTTGAGGTCAGTAACGATCTCGATCCCCTTGAGCCAGATTCCAATTATGATGGTCTTGCTGATTACTTCGAGGTCCACAACGTTTCATCTAATGACATCGATGGTGATGGATTTGTAAATGCCTGGGACCTTGATAACGACAATGACGGTGTAATAGATGCCCTTGATATTTCCCCATTCTCTAAATCCAGCTCAAATAAGACTTTTGATTTCAATATCTCTTCGAATGGGAATCCGGTTTATCTTAATTTCCAGATAAGACCGGAAAACGAAGAGCATTTGAAACTGATATCACAGAGCTGGGACTGGCCTGATGATGCACTCTCAACCATGAAGGACCTTAACGGTTCAAAAGATGATGTTACCGTCACTCCTATGCTGGAACTGACAATTCCCGTTGATTGCAGGATAATATCTGTAGAGAACGGAGAAAGCCTGCAAGCTCCTGTCAATGCTGATGAGCAGAATGTGACCACCGGCAATTATTCCGGCGAGGATTACCAGCTATGGAGACTTGAATCGAGAGATGACGGTTACTACAGCATCATTTCCAGTAGCGACAGCAAATACCTTGAGGTTTTCAATGCCAGCACAGAGGATATGGCAAATGTTACTGTAGGAAATTATTCCGGCAAAGAACACCAGCTCTGGAAACTGGAACTGGATAGCGACGGAGTTTATCAGATCAGCACCAGACACAGTGGAAAGTGCCTGGAAATATATTCCGATATCAATGGAACCACCGTGGTCCAGAACAGTTCTACCGGATCAGACCTGCAGCTATGGGAACTGGAACTTGTTGGCGGTATTGCATCCGATACTGATGCGAAGGAAGATTACGGAATCGTCACTACACTGGGTAAAGCCTACGTTCCTCTTTCTCCTGTAAAGGATTTTGGTGATACAGTAGCCCTGAACGGTCGCATGTTCTATCCGCAGGACTCTGCACTGGAAACCGTTACGCAGGCACAACTGACATGGATGGTGTCAGGAAAGACCGACAGGCCGAAGGAAGTACTATTAGAAGCATACAAAGGTCAGTATGTCTCAGCTAGTGGCGCTGACTCAAAACTTATTGCAGGAAGCACATCCACCTCAGGAGCCGAAAACTTTGAGATAGTTTATCTTAATAACAACGAAGTCGCATTGAAATCTGACAGCGGGAAGTATGTGTACGCTTCCGATACAGGGGAACATGAACTTATCGCGGGCAGCAACGACATTGGTAGCAGTGAGATATTTGAACTTCTTGATCTTGAGAATAACCAGATAGCACTTAGAGCGTCCAATGGACTTTACGTTACAGCAAAAAACGGTGGAGGATCCACACTAATTGCCAGCAGTGATAAAAGAGGGGACTGGGAAACCTTTACACTGGTAACAACAGAATATGAATCTGTTTCCACAACCCTTGCACAGTATCATGAGAATTTCATGCTCACAGGCTTTAATGTTGAAGAGAATCAGGGGTCAGATTTCGGACTGTTCTTCAGTGATGATAAGAACCGAACCTTTGAAGCCGGTTTTGTTCTTTCCTATGCGTTCTTAAGGGACCAGACTTCCCTCATGCAGATGCCGGAAAAGTTGCAGAATGAGTATAATGTGACCATTGATTATGAAACGGGCTCTGCAAGCCATCAGGATGAAGCCCTTGCAAAGATAACAGGCGAAATGACCTCCGATATACTGTCATCCCTGCCTTCCGGCATGATACTGCCTGTTATTGGCCTGTTTGAGGATGATTTCAGATACCAGTCAATGGATGAACTGGCTGAGGGTTCGTACATTACAGGTAACAGTTATGACATAGGACTGAAGGATCGGCCTCTTATCACCTCAAAGAGCATGAAGATGACCTGGTACGATACGAACACCAGTGAAAGTATCACCACTGAAGAAATGCTGGAAGAAACAAGGCAGTGGGGCCTGTCGAGGAATCTTGATGTTGACACGCTTGCAACATTCATGAATCTCATGATAGCCTGGGAGACCGGTGAATCCACGGTGACAAAGATCGGTACAGTGAATACTGATTTCAATTTCCCTGAAGGAAATGATGTTCTTGATGCCATTGACAGTTATGGTATATCGGCTATTGACTTCGTATGTAACCTCATAATCGGCGGAGCGGCAGTCTATTCATACCTCGCTTTTGTGAAACTTGAACCGCTTGCACCGATTGCAGGACAGACAAGCTGGAAACTCATGGCAGCAATGACCGAATCGGTCTCAGAGATACGTAATGGTTTTCTGGGTGCCGTTAACAGGATATCCAGTGTACTTTCTGTTATTGGCTGGATCGTTATCGGGGCAATTGCTTTCTATGCATTCTGGTCAATAGCCTCAAGCGAGGGGTGGTCAGGATACGGAATTTTTGTAGGTACGATGTATGCCTTATTGATGATCATATATGCGGTTGCCCTGGCGGCCATAGCCACTATCCCCGTGGTCGGATGGGCAATTGCATTACTTGTTGCCCTGTCTGACCTTATAGTGGGATGGATATTCGGTAAAGGCTGGTCCCAGATGTTTTTCGAATGGCTTATCGGACTTTTCCTTGATGTAAGGGTCAAGACTGAAGTGGATCTGCAAATGCTGGATACTTCCATAAAAGTTGAAGACCGCACGTATAATGGACTGACAGAAGGCGATCTTATAGAGCTGCAGAGTGATTTTAACGGCATAGTTACATCAACACCTCGTGGTTCACTTACTAATGTCCGCAATAGTTACATTCGTCCTCAATACATGTGTAATCCGGCTCAAACGCTTTCCATTAATAGTTCTACTACCGAGGGGACAACTAATATAACAAGCGAAGAAATTACTCAAACTGTCAATCTGGGTTTCATTCCAATTACTTATACATACACGAAATGGAAGAAAGAAACGGATTATCATGCATATCTTTGGGTTGAACCGGTTGCAGCTGTTAACTTCCCGTTCAAGTTCTGGCTGAGAACAGATAATAATGTCTACTACGACAAGTGCTGGTGGCTATTCGGATGGCACTGCAGTGAGAAAAGCAATTCCGGTACTTCAGATTCTGATCCTTCCACACTTTACTTTGATGTCATGCCAGCAGACATTGGTGATTTCGTAGAGTGGACATCCATTTCATCCAATGATCCGGATGGTGACGGTGTGCTCTACGCTGACGAACTGCGTAATGGTACAAGCTACCTGAGGCTGGATACCGATAACGATGGGCTGTCCGACGGATATGAAATTGAGTATGGCACCATCCCCATGAACAAGGACAGCGACGGAGACGGACTTGAGGACGGACTTGAGCTGCGTTACGGTTATGATCCGCTTCTATGGGACACCGATGGTGACAGGCTAAGTGACTTTGAGGAGTATCATGGATGGGACATTGAATTTGATTTCTATGATGAGACCTTCACGCAGCATGTATGGTCAAGCCCACTGGTCAACGATACGGATGATGACGGTCTGGCAGACTTCTATGAGTTCCTCAAAGGATTGAACCCAAGGTCAAAAGATACTAACGGAAATGGAATTTCAGACCTTTATGACACGAACTTCACAGCTAAAGCATATGTCAGCAATGTTGACATGAACGGTATGGGTAGCAACATAAAGACCGATCCGCAAACCAACATCACGGCAGTCATAGATTACACACTTATCGGAAAGGCCAATTCCACAAATGAACCTGCAAAGTGCTGGCTTTTCGTGAGCCTGGACAATTCCACACTGCATGAGGAAATATACAACGGAACACCTGCTATTGGCAATGAGACCTATGGATCTGCAATCCTGAACTTTACTGCGCCTAACAGTAGTGACATCTACGCACTTAGATTCTACCAGACATGGAACGCATCCGTACCTGCTCCTGCCGAAGATGACAGAGAGGTTATAGGAATAGTTGACACCAGTTATTATCCTGCCAGGGAAGGCTGGGTAAGCTCCGGTGCTGACAAGGATAAGGACAGCCTCATAGATATAAATGAACAGATCGGCTGGCCTGTGACCATTACCAATTCATCAGGTACTTACACTATCCACGTGACCAGCGACCCGCGCTATAAGGATAGTGATTTTGACGGACTGACCGACCATGAGGAATGCTATCTTGGTGGGAACAGCAGTTCAAATCCCTTAAATTCCGATACGGATAACGATGGTCTGAATGACTTCACTGAAAAGTCACTTAACACCAGCCTTACCAACTATGATACCGATGGAGACGGACTGGATGACAGTACAGAGGTGTTCTTTGCAAGTGATCCACTACTTCAGGACACAGATGGCGAAGGCCTCAGTGACCTTGTGGAGTTCATCCTGTCATCAAACCCGCTGAAAGCAGATACGGATGATGACGGTTTGACGGATCATGAAGAGACTTTGTTCAATTCAAATCTGCTGAAGCCGGATTCAGACGATGACGGACTCTTCGATAGTCTGGAGAAGGATCTCATGTCTGATCCGCTTGATCCTGACACAGATAATGATGGACTGTCTGATGGTACAGAGGTGTACGGTCCCGGAACGAGTCCTCTACTTAATGATACGGACTTTGATGGACTTACAGATGCCGAAGAACTTGAAAAGAAGACGAGTCCATTGTCCCAGGATACCGATAACGACGGTTACACGGATCTTCAGGAGATATGCTTTGCAACCAACCCGTTGATGGAGGATACTGACGGTGATAACATCAATGATTCACTTGACACGGATTCACTTCTAAGCAATGTTGAGGGGATCACGGTAGTATATGATGCAAGCGAGGAAAATGAAGAACTGCTGGACATCCTGAATGAATATACCAACGTTACCGTTTATTCAGCAGATGAGTTTTTGATGAACCATTCGGATGAAACTTATGTGCTTCTGCTGGGTAGACCGGCGAAAGTGAACGGAACAGCCGGTAATATCAGCTATGATGTGCTCAGCAGAGATCTGGAAACACTTTCCAATATGCTGATCTCAGATTATGACCGGATGGCTGTCAGGTATGGAGTATGGAACAGCACTCAGACAGTTGTCATGCTTTCGCAACCCTACATGTATGACTATTGCAGGATACTGAATGCGTTCAGGAGCCAGCATGTCACAACTTCCAGTGATTCCGTACTGATAGAATTCATGGCACCTTCGGATATTTTCGTCATAGATTCCGCCGATGTGATAAAGAAGACTGATTCAACAGTGGGAATTATCCTTGATGCAAATGTTAAACCATGGATAAAGATAAGAAAGCCAGGTTCTTCTGCACATGTTCTGGCTTCAGGCACGGGACTTGCATCAAAAGAATATGAGATAGGAAAATACCTTGACATTACCGTAAGTGAGAATGTTGAGAATGCAACCGCCGATATTATCAACGGTACTCTGATATCGATATACTATCGCTTCAGTGAACTTGACCGCAACGGGGACGGTGATCTTACTGACAAAATCGACATTGATGAGGATACTCTTTGCATGTACTATCTGAATGAAGATACCGGCAGGTGGACAAAGTTATCTAATGCAGGTGTGGACACTTCCAATATTGAAATGTATGGAGAGAGTTATGAAGGTCATGTATGGGCAAGGGTCTCACATCTTTCGAGCTTTGCCCTTGCAGGAAAGCAGGTCATACCGGAAGATGATGGTGCTCCTCTGGATTCTGACGGGGACGGGCTTCCGAATATAGTGGAATACAGGATAGGAACTGACCCATTCAACCCGGATACTGATGGCGATGGAATTAAAGATTCAGAAGATGATGATCCTCTGGTAGCTTTCAGGTCTGTTCAGGAAGATGTAGAGGATACTACAGTGGAAGGTACGTTGGAAGAATCTGAACTTCATACGGATGTGCAGGAGATCCCTATGCCTGAAAGTACGTCATCGCCTGTGAATCATGCCTGGCTGGCAGTTACAGGCATTATAGTCCTGCTGGCATGTGTTATCGTTATCCTGAAGAGGAAAGAATAG